The genomic interval CCGCTTCTGTCATAGCGTCTGGAGGCACAAATCGTTCGCCTCCGCTGGATGGCAGCGACAATCGGCGTGACCGCCCCGCCGATTGTCCTCCTTTAGTGGCGCGCAGCCGCACCCCGCGCGTCTTTTTTGCAAGGTGCTGACCGGTTGAGGGTGTCTCGCACTCATGGCCACGGGACGCTGGGCCAAGCCAATCTGCACGGAAACAGCTTCGTGTTCAGCAAACCTGTCTAACACTTCACGGAGCCCAAGCCTTGAAGGCCCGAGATCTAAGCTGCGCTCCAGCCTTTTCGGATTTTCTCCGCAATTGCCATCAATTCCTTCAGAGCGAATCCAACGTCTTCGCCCGATCCCGAGGAAGCAGAGTGGCTCGCCCGCCTCGCCTCGGCGTTTATCCCCGCGATCGCATCCGAAAGCTCGGCGCTGATGCCCACAGGGCCCCTCTGTGTGCTCTGGTTCTCTGAGCTTATAGCGGGTCCCGCGCTCGCCAGCGAGGGTAGGATGGAGCCAGACTCACCTTGCGGTGCCCTCGAGACCAGCGTCGATTTTGAATGAATCTCGAGCCATGCGGAGGGTTCCGTCCACCGCCGCAAACTTGGCGGGTCGCCTCTCGCGGCCCCCGCTTCATCGACGAGCCGCCGCATTTGGTGATCACGAAAAAAATAGAGCTTCCCAATCTCGAACGGCCGCGCATTGGCGACGAGCAGGATCGACCTATCCCTCGGCATCCGCGTCAGCTCCTGCGGCCGTCGCAGCGGCGCCGCCATGTGCCCGAGCGACACGCGAGACTGAGACAGGCCTGCTCCCATCATCTTCGTCGTGTGCGTCGCCGTGTACGTCCCAAGCGCGTCCGAGACATATTTTGCGGTCTCATTGTCGTTGATTGCGACGAAGAGCTTTAGCGCCGCGCCGGCAACAAGCGTCTCGCGCATCGCCTTGCCGTACGTCTCGTCGAGCTGGGAGATGTTTTGCAGCACGATCGTCATGCGGAAGCCATAGCCAGCGCTGACCGCGATCTTCGAGGCGAGAGACGACATCCTACCAAGCGCGTAGAATTCATCGAGGAGCAGAAGGACCTGATACGGCTCGTCGGCGCCAGGAAGATTGCGCATCAGCACATCGTGGATCTGCTGAAACAAGATGCGAATAAGCGGGCGGTAGCTTTCGAGATCGGCAAGCGGCGAGCCGATAAAGATCGACATGCGCTTGCGGCGCAGGTCGCGGATGTCGAAATCCGACGTTTCGGTCGCGGCGCAGATCAGCGGCGAGTCCCAGGCCGCAAAGGCGTTGTTGACGTTGAACATGACCGAGCCGCGGGTGCGGTCGGGAATCGCTACGAATTGATTGAAGGCGTCAAGCACCCAGGACGGGACAGAACCGTCATTTTCCGTCCCGGCGATGGCTTTGAGCACATCGGCGATGTCGTGCCCAGTCGAGATCACTCGCACGGCGGAGCGAATATGCCGCGCCTTCTCGAAATGGATGCTGGTCATCACATAGCCGAGCAGTGCCGCGACGGTCTTGCGCGCGGCAAGCGTCCATTCATTCTCGACTGAGCCGGTCGCGACGAGGAAGGTCGCGATATTGGCGCAGTCCGTCGCCATTTCGGGACCGGGCCGCACATAGTCGAGCGGATTGTAGCGGTGGGAGGAGGCGGAGCCCGGCGCGAAGACGAAAACACTGTCGCCCTTCGCCGCACGCGCCGCGCCGAAGGATTTCAGATTCTCGCTCTTGATGTCGAGCGTCACCATGGAGCCTGGCCAGGCGAGGCCGTTCGGGATAACAAAACTCACGCCCTTGCCGGTGCGGGTCGGGCCGACGATCAGCAAGTGCCCGGGGTCGTTCGAGATCAGCGTTTGTCCATTAAGACGGCCGAGGATGATCCCGCTTCTCGCGGCCAGACCCGCACGGCGTGCCTCGGGGAGCGTTCCGAAGCGCGCGTCGCCATGCAGCGTCGATCTGCGGTTTGCGTAAAGAAAGATCGCTAGGGCGAGGAAGAGCGCGAGCACGACGCCGGCGGCGAGGGCGCCGTTTTCCAGCGCGAGTTTGGCAACGCGCTCGTCCTGGGCATAGACATAAAAATGCTTGTAGGCGAGCGGAAAGCCATGGTCGAAGGAGATCGGCGGAAACTGCTCGAGGTCGAAGCGGGGATTTTCCGTCGTGACCCTCTTGAGAAGCGCCCATTTCTGCGCAGGCCTGGAGAAGCCGGAGCGAAAGCCGGTCACGATCGCATAGGGCACGGCCCAAAGCAGCGCCGCGGCAATGAAAACAAACAGCCCGATAACCAGCCGCTCGAGATGTTCCCGCATCATCGGCGCTCGACCTTTCAGCGCGCCCGCGCCGCGGCGCCCTGCTTCCAGGCCGCCATGCGCGAGAAATAGACCTCAGACGTTCCGCGCCAGCCGCCCAGCCGGCTTTGTTGGACCACGATTGGCAGGACCGTCTTCACATAGGCGATGATCTCGTCCTTGCGCAGGCCGAGTCCGCTCTGCATGACCATCAGCGCGAGCTGCTCGAACGCGCCCGCGGCGCTGTCGGCGTGAATCGTTGTGATCGAGCCGGGATGGCCGGTGTTGATCGCCCGCAGGAAGGAATAGGCCTCCGACCCCCGGATTTCGCCAAGGAAAATCCGGTCCGGGCGCAGGCGCATGGCCGCTTGGAGCAGGCTCTCAATCGTGACCCGCGCCTGGCCCTGGTCGCCCTTGGAGGCGACGAGCGGCAGGAAGTTTTTTTGCAGCGGCCTTACCTCGCGCGTGTCTTCGATCGTGACGATCCGCTCCTCGAGGGCCACCTCCTTTAAAATAGCGTTGAGGAAAGTGGTCTTACCTGACGAGGTTCCGCCGGAAAGCAAGATGGAATAGCGATTGCAGACAGCGAGCCGGATGAAGGCCTCGATCCGCCCCGCGTCCAAATGCTCGCAGAGCTCGCTATCAATCTCAGACAACTCGTTGCCGACCGAGACCTTGACTCGCTCAAACGAGCCCATGCGGCGGTAGTCTTCCAGCATGAGCTCCTTGATGACCTGCTTGCGGATTGCGAAGGCTCCGCCGTTCGTCGTCGCCGGCGGCAGCACCCCCTGAAAGCGTTCGCCGGTGGCGAGCGCAGCCGAGAGCAGCGGGTGCTCGCTATTAACGCTCTGGTTCGAAAAGCCCGCGACGCGCTCGCAGAGATGCCGAATCCAGTCACTCGTGACCGCAGGCGCCTCGATCCGCCGCATCGACGACTCCCCCATGACCTCGACGAAAAGCTCGCCCGGGCCATTGGCGACGATTTCGACAACGGTATCGTCGTTCAGCCATTGCCGCAGCGGCCCGAGCGCGTCCTCGAGAAAGACTGTGTGGGCGTCGGCGTCCCTATCGACGAGCCTTGGCTTCACGGCGCAGCTCCCTCAGTTCCTCTTTGACGGGGTCGGGATAAAATAGGGAGAAGTCGAGATCCTTCTTGATGAAGACGACGATGCGCGCGCCCTGGTCGACGTAAACGGTGGGCGGGATGTTGATCGAATCCCGCAGCGCCTCTTGCGAGAGCCGGGTCAAGGATTGCGAAACCTGCTGCGCGCCGATCTGCCGGGCGTTGATCAAATTTTGATTGGGCAAAGTCGTGATTGCCGTGAGCTGACCGGTGAAGGGATCGAGCGCATATTGGCTTTGTTGCTGGTAGCTGTTGACGTTCTGGCCAAGCGTCGCGACGAATTGCGAGACGCCGCCGATGACGCTGAGCGCGACTGCCGCCCCGAAACGCTCGACATAGTGATTGTCGAGGAAGCCGGAGTTCCCGGCCCGGCCGAGATCGTCGGTCCCCGGCGAACCCAGCTGAACGGAGACGCCGTCGGGGCGCAACAGCCGCGTCCAGACCACGAAAACCCTCGTCTGCCCGCGGGCGAGCCCGGAGCGATATTCGCCGATCAAGGTTGATCCCGAGGGGATGAGCACGCGCCGACCGTCGAAGGACCAGGCGTCTTCGCGGGTGATCGCTTTCACGGAGCCCGGAAGGTCGCTCTGGATCGCGGTCAGCAGCTCGCCGCGCACCATCGTGCCTTGCGGCACGAGGGCGTCGATCCGGTCGTTTTTCGTCGCGATGGATCGCTCGACGCCGGCGGAGCCGGCGCGGGCGAGAAAGCGCCGGTTAGGGTCATCATCGGCCGTTTCCGAGGTCCCACCCGGGGTCCTCTCATCGTTCCCTGCCGCCGCGCCGAGCGCGCCATCGGCGACGAGCTGGGGCGCCCGCAGCCGCTCCCAGCGCCGCCGCTCCTCTTCGGCGGCGAGACGCCGGGCCTCGACGTCGTCGACTTTCGGTTCGCTCTCCGTCTCGAAGGCCGGCGGCGCGACAAGAGGCGTGGGCGGGGCGACCGGCGGCGGGGGGACCTCGGCGGCTGGGGGCGGCGGAGGGGCCGTCATCTTGCCGAGATCCAGATTCGGGCGCTGGTCGATCGCCGGCGCCGGAAAAGCGGTGGTGTGGAATTCCTCTTTCTCCGGCGCGGTCATCGGCCGCGTCTCCTTATGCTGGGAGGCGTAAACCATCCAGCCGACGAAGAGCGCTGCGGCGCTGGGGACGCCGATCTTGATGAAATTTCCCATGACGTGTGACGAGCGCTGGACCGAGCTTCTTGCCGCATCTTCGAGCTCGAGCGAACGATAATGTTCGGGCGACGGCATGTTCGCTCCTTACCAAAATTGAAAGCCGTTCGAGCCCACGCGCTCCGGCGCATAGGGCTCGAGGCCGTCAGGCTCATGGAGATTGTTCAGCCGCCGATTGAAGACGCAGGTCGCTTCCGCGCCGTTGCGCAGCGTCCACTGGAAATTGACCTTGTCGACGATGACGTAGGGACCCTCTTTATGGAAATTGACGACGCTCTCCTTGCGGTCGTGATCGACAACGAAGATCGCCGGCGTCTCCTGATCTGCGGCGAAGCGAAACCAGGTTTTGACGCCATCGTCGAAGACCGCGGTCGGCTTTGAGAGCGAGGAGCCCTTATAGGCGTAATCGCTGTTGGCGTTGGCGACGTTGAAATTCTTCGTATTGGGATAGCTTGCGCGCTCCTTGGCGAGCGCGATGAGCCTGGCGTCGGCCTCGTCCTCAGGGAAGCGGAAGCGCACCTTGAACACTTGCGCCCTTCCCTGCCGGAAATCGGCGCGCAGAAGGAACGAATAGATGCGCTTCGACGTGACCACGTTCAAATTGGAAAAGGCGTTCTTCTCGACCGGCTTCACGAAGATGATGTTGCCGCGCTTGTTGGGCTCGACCTTCCAGGCGACAGAGTCGCCGAGCGCCAATGTCTCGATCTTCTCGTCCTCGCCCAGCACAATCATTGTGGAGACGCCATAGGAGCCGTTGATGGCGACGACCTCGTCGGGGCGGAAACTGACCTCCCGCACCCGAGCGTCGTAGCGGCCCGCCCAAGGCGACTCCTCAGCCTGCGCGAGGCTCGGAGCGCCGGTCGCGAGCAGACCGAGAAGGAGGGGGAAGCCAAGATGCCAGGTCATTTCTCGGCTCCCGTCGCGGTCGGGACCGTTTCCTGGTCGCGGCGGTATTCGGTCGTCTGGAAGCCGAGCGGATTGTCGAAGCGCATCTGGTTCGACATGGGCGCGCCGGAATAGCGAAAACGCACCAGCGCCACCCAGTCGCGATGGACGGTGTTGGAGGCGGATTTTTCATCCGTGCCAAAGCGCACCAGCGCCGTGCGCTGGTTTGGGAACGTCACCGATTTGACCGAGACGGCGACTTCCGTGGTGGCGCCGAAGGTTTTGACCGGGTTCTTCGGATTGGCCGGGCTGAAAATCTCGGTGAGATCGCGGGCGGCGTCGCCGGTCGAGAGCAGCTGCGCGAGATCAAAATTGTCCTTGAGCGCCTTGGGATCGTAAGTCTCGCGCGCCTTCACATAGCGCACGACGTTGAACATGGTGACGGCTTCGTCTTGGCTGAGCGCTCCCTGCGCCATCGGCCGCTTGACCTCGACGAAGCCTGAGGATTTGTCGACGACGATCATATAAGGCTCAAAGGTCTTGAGCGGCGCGAGGCTTGCGAGCGAGACGATCGCGCCAAGCGCGATGACGGTCATCACGGCGGCGATGATCCAGGCGATCGAGAGCGACGCATTTTTCCAGAGCGTCCGGTCCTCTTCCCAGGTCCCGCCCTCCTGGTAGTAGCGCGCGCCCTCCCCTGTCGCGGGGGCTCCAGGGCCCGGCGCAATGGGGGCGAACTCTTCTCGCAGGACCCTGCGGGGGAGGCGGCGAAACGGCAATTCCCACATCATCAAATCTGGTCCATTTTCTTGGCGAGCACATCGGCGGCGCGTTGGCCATAGATGCGCTCATAGCGGGCGCGCGTGACGCGATCCTGCAGCGACCGATCGACGCCGAAGCGTGCGCCGTAGCCGAAAGGCACGCGGGCGCGATAGGCGTTTGAGGCGACCATCGCGCCGTTCGCGGTGACCGAGCGCCAGAGCCCGCCGATCGTCGTCGCATAGAGCGGAATGCCGCCGGCGATCGCCGCGGCCATGCCGGGGAGCTGGCTCAAGAGGAAAAGGCCGGTGAGGCCGACGAGAAAGAACGGCGCGAGCGCGCCCCAATCGACCTGGCCGCTGTTGATGGCGGCGCCAAGACCCGCGAAGATCGGCTGCGTGACGGTGAGGTAGAAGGCGAGAAAGGCGTAAACCAGCACCTGCAGCATCGCATACAGGACCGCCGCGGAGAGCCAACCGGAGAAAAAGCGCGAGGAGGCGTCGAAAAGCAGCAGCAGGATCATCAAGGGCGCGATGCCGAGGATCAGCCACAGAAAGACCTTCGAGAGAATGATCGTGAAGGTGGCGACCGCCAGAAACAGCGCGATGATGATCACGCAGGCAAGGCCGACGAGGGCCGAGGCGAAGGATTGCAGGCTGAACGCGAAATGCAGCTGGAAACCTTGCGCAACCTGGTTCCAGATCGCTTCCAGCGCCGAGACGACGGCGTTTGGCGAGGTGTAAGCATTATTGTTGCCGACGCTGAGCAGCCGATTGCCGATCGCAGCTGGTCCGTCATTGAAGAGTGTATAGGCAAAACTCGTGAAGTCGCTCCAGGAGGTCGCGAGCGCATAGATCACGAAGGCCCTAAACAGCCGAAAGGCGGCGTCGGTCGCCGTTCCCGTAGCGGTTCCGGCCCAAACGCCAAATCCCCAGAAGATCACATAGGCGATGAGGAGGAGCGAGGCGATCGAAGCCCCTGCCCCGCCCGCCGTCACATCCCGAGCAAGCTCCTGAAAGGCGCCCTGAACATAGGTGCAGCCGGTCTGGTCGACGCCAGAAAGGATCTGCGGGATGATTCCGGACCCGTAATTCTGCGTCGGGCAGTTCTGCAGCACGGTCACTTGAGCCGCTCCGCGTTGATCGGGCGCAAGGAACCGCAGTCGCCAACGACGGATCTGAAGGGCGCAGGCGCGCGCGCCGCGTCCGGCTCCGCATAGAACAAGGCTTGCACGGCGTTCTGTTGCGGGCCCGCCGGCTCGGGCGTGGGTTGTTCCGCAGCAGCTGGCATGCCGCCTTCGGACATTGCGCAAGGCGCCTCCAACGGTTTGTAGCCGCAGCCCGAGAGCGCGCCCGCGAGCAGCGCGGTGCTCGCCAAGAGAAGACGTCCCATCGCTCTATTGTCCGTAGGGTCGAAACTGCATGGCGCGGGCCGCGGCGGAAAGCCCGGCGATGCGGTCGAGATTGGCCTGGTTGGCGGCGGCCGCCGCCGTATTGACCGCGCCATTGAGCTGGACGATCGACTGGCCGTTCTGCGCCTGGATCTGCGAGTTCTGATCGATCGAGCCTTTAACGTCGGGGGAGTTTCCGATCTGCTGCCCGCCGGTCGTGTAGGCGTTGCTGGCGCTCTTGACCGTCCCTTGCGTCGAGTTAATGAGCCCGAGAATGAGTTGGGCTGTGTTCGAGGAGTTGAGATAGGCCTTGTCGCTCGGGAGCGCGCCTTGCAGCCCGGATAGTGTTTTGACCAGATTGAGCCCATTGATCAGCGACGAGATGATTTGCTGAGAATCGCCGCCAAGCCCAGCGAAAGACAGCGGGCCCCCTGAAATCACCGAGCCGAGCGACGGCGCGCTCCCCATCGAAAAGCCGCTGCCGAGCGCCATTTGCGCGAGCGGCCCCTGCGCCAGCGACGAGCGGTCGCCGGTTACGGCCTGCAGGGTTTTCTGCACATTGGATAGGATATCCTGGTCGGTCGAGAGGATCTGCTTGGTGTTCGTCGCCGTCTGCTGGGACTGGGAGAGATTGGCGGCGTCGATCACCGGAACCTGGGCATGGGCGCCGCGAACAAGGAAAAGATTCGCAAGGCAGAAAGCCAATATCGCCCGTTTCATGCAAAGCCCTTTTTCTAATGCGACGATGCGCGTTTGAGATAAACGACGACGTTTCCGAGTTAATCGGTGACGCGGCGCTCCACGCAGCCGCCATCGAGCAGCAACTGGCAGAACTGGCTCGAGGCCAGGATGCAGGGACTATTCGCCGTGCCGTCGCCGCGGTAGCCGGCGCCGCAGGTCGCGTTGCCGGGGAGAAGCCCGCTTCCTGAGGCAAAGGAAGTGAAATTCATGCCGCGCGCGGCTTGGCTCACCTGCGACACGCGCATCATGTTGATCGCGTTATAGGCGCTGATGAGCAGATTGGCGGTTGCGAGCACCTGGTTCCAGCCGAGGCCGTTCTGCGTCCCGCCGGAGGAATTTTGGTCATAGCCGGCCATGATGGTCGACGACCCGCCGATGAGGCCGGAGGCGTTTTGATAGGTCGGCCCGTTGCTGACGATTGTCGCCTGCGTCGCCATATTGCCGGCGACGACGTCCCCTGCGGCTGAACCGAAATTTTTTGTCGCCAACGCCGGGCCAGGCGCATTAGCGGCTGGCGCCGCCTGCATTTCCGAATCGTAGCTCTGGACCGCGGCGGCGCCCGCGGATGCATTCGGCGTCGCCGTGTTGTTCTGCACCGCGCCCCTTTGGCCGGTGTGGGTTGCGCAATCGATGCCCTTCTGCCCGTCGCGCTGCTTTTGTTGCACCGGGACCAGGGTGGTCGTCAGCGCCGAGGTCTGAATCTTTTGCGTGAGCTGCTCGGCGTCCTCGACCGGAATATCGGCGCGGGCGGCGACCGCTGAGGCGAGAAGAAAAGCCGACGTAAGAAGAACGCGCATCAGGCCGTCCTCCCCATGAAAGTGGGCAGCCAGGCTTCCGGCGCGCTCCCGACCTGCTCCATTAAGGAATAGAGCTCAGCGACCGTCTCGGTGCGCCCGGAGAGCACCTTGATGACCTCCGGCATGCCGCCGAGGTCCAATTTGGCGATGACCGAATCCTGCCCATGCTTGATCAGAAAGGATCGCGCCTCGGGAACCGTCTCCCTGATCCAGCGCATTTCCCGGTCGGAAAGCTGGAAGGCCCTGCGGTAGCTTTCGTCATCCGCCTTGGCGTTGGCGAAGAACACATTGGTCGCGGTTTGCTCGATCAAGGTGTTCGCGGCCTTGGAGCGCACGATGTCGGCGGCGCTTTGGGTGCCAAAGCCGATGATGCCGTTCTGCTTGCGGAGGGTCTTGAGCTTGTCCTTGATAAAGTAAGAGAAAACCTCGTCATCGAGCAACCGCCAGCCCTCGTCGAGGAAGATCATGATGGGCGTCCCATCGATCAGTTCCTCGATCCGGTGGAAGATATAGAGCAGCGCCGCCGTGCGGATCGTCGGATTGTCGAGGACCCGCGTCATGTCGAAGCCGAAGATCGCGTGAAGCGAGAAACGGTCCTCGGGGTTATTGAAGAGCCAGCCGTTCTGGTCCTTGCGGATCCACGGCTCAAGCCGCGAGGCGAGGTCGCCCTCGCTTGCCTGAATTCGGCCGCGCAGCAGCGACTGGAAAGCGGGGAGGTTCCGCCCCTCTCGCGGGCCGGAGACGACGGTCTTGATTGCATTGCGGATGACTTGCTCTTCGGTGGCCGAGAGATCCGTGTCCAATCCGCCCTTGGGCCGAAGCAGGAAGGAGAAGAGACGGTAGAGAAACTCCCGCGTCTCGCCGCCGTCGGGAAGCATCAGGGGGTTGAAGCCCGTGGCGGTTCCAGGCTCGAGCGCCTCATATTGGCCGCCGAGCGCACGAATGAAAATTTCGGCGCCCCGGTCTTTGTCGACGAAGACGAGCCGGGGCCGAGGGGCCAAGCGTTGCGCCTGCGCCGCGATGAAGGAGAGCCACACGGTCTTCCCCGAGCCCGAGGGGCCGACGACCGTAAAATTCCCGAGATCAGACACATGGAAATTGTAGAAATAGGCCGTTTGCGAAGCCGTCTGGAACACCGAGATCGCCGAGCCCCAGTGGTTCCCGGCGGGCGAGCCGCTCGGGAAATTATGCAGCGAGACGAAGCCCGCGAGGTTCTTCGAGCTGATGATCGAGTTGCGGGCGATATAGGGAAAGTTTCCGGGCCACTGCGCCCAGAAGGCCGGTTCCATATTGAGGTCTTCGCGCACCCAGATCACGGAGCGGTCGGTGAGCGCCGCGCCCGCCGCCGTGACCGCGGCGTCGACCTCCTGCATGCTCTTACCCAACGCCAGCACCGTCATATGGTGCTCGCCGTAGAGGGCCTCGGAGGCGAGCAGTTCGTCCCGCGCGTCGTTCAAATGCTCGGCGACGATCGACCCCGCCTCGTCGGACATGTCGACCTGGCGCGCGACGCGGTCGATATGGGATTGGGCGACGGGGCGGTCGATGATCGCGAAGGATTGCGCGACGATGAATTCGTGCGGGATGGTCAAGAGATTGTCGAGAAAGCCCGGCCCGGTCTGCGCTGGATATTCCCTCACCGACAGCGCCGCGCCAAAGCGGGTCTCGCTCGCCGATCCGCCGCGGATTTCGAGCGCGTTCTTGCCGAAGAACACGCGCTTCGTCGCCAGCGCCTGGTCGAGCGACATTCTGGGAAGATGCATCGGCCTCGGGATGGCGCCATTGCCGAGCTGGACCAGGAATTCGAGCGGTTCCGAGA from Methylocystis iwaonis carries:
- a CDS encoding type IV secretory system conjugative DNA transfer family protein; this encodes MMREHLERLVIGLFVFIAAALLWAVPYAIVTGFRSGFSRPAQKWALLKRVTTENPRFDLEQFPPISFDHGFPLAYKHFYVYAQDERVAKLALENGALAAGVVLALFLALAIFLYANRRSTLHGDARFGTLPEARRAGLAARSGIILGRLNGQTLISNDPGHLLIVGPTRTGKGVSFVIPNGLAWPGSMVTLDIKSENLKSFGAARAAKGDSVFVFAPGSASSHRYNPLDYVRPGPEMATDCANIATFLVATGSVENEWTLAARKTVAALLGYVMTSIHFEKARHIRSAVRVISTGHDIADVLKAIAGTENDGSVPSWVLDAFNQFVAIPDRTRGSVMFNVNNAFAAWDSPLICAATETSDFDIRDLRRKRMSIFIGSPLADLESYRPLIRILFQQIHDVLMRNLPGADEPYQVLLLLDEFYALGRMSSLASKIAVSAGYGFRMTIVLQNISQLDETYGKAMRETLVAGAALKLFVAINDNETAKYVSDALGTYTATHTTKMMGAGLSQSRVSLGHMAAPLRRPQELTRMPRDRSILLVANARPFEIGKLYFFRDHQMRRLVDEAGAARGDPPSLRRWTEPSAWLEIHSKSTLVSRAPQGESGSILPSLASAGPAISSENQSTQRGPVGISAELSDAIAGINAEARRASHSASSGSGEDVGFALKELMAIAEKIRKGWSAA
- the virB11 gene encoding P-type DNA transfer ATPase VirB11, translated to MKPRLVDRDADAHTVFLEDALGPLRQWLNDDTVVEIVANGPGELFVEVMGESSMRRIEAPAVTSDWIRHLCERVAGFSNQSVNSEHPLLSAALATGERFQGVLPPATTNGGAFAIRKQVIKELMLEDYRRMGSFERVKVSVGNELSEIDSELCEHLDAGRIEAFIRLAVCNRYSILLSGGTSSGKTTFLNAILKEVALEERIVTIEDTREVRPLQKNFLPLVASKGDQGQARVTIESLLQAAMRLRPDRIFLGEIRGSEAYSFLRAINTGHPGSITTIHADSAAGAFEQLALMVMQSGLGLRKDEIIAYVKTVLPIVVQQSRLGGWRGTSEVYFSRMAAWKQGAAARAR
- the virB10 gene encoding type IV secretion system protein VirB10 translates to MPSPEHYRSLELEDAARSSVQRSSHVMGNFIKIGVPSAAALFVGWMVYASQHKETRPMTAPEKEEFHTTAFPAPAIDQRPNLDLGKMTAPPPPPAAEVPPPPVAPPTPLVAPPAFETESEPKVDDVEARRLAAEEERRRWERLRAPQLVADGALGAAAGNDERTPGGTSETADDDPNRRFLARAGSAGVERSIATKNDRIDALVPQGTMVRGELLTAIQSDLPGSVKAITREDAWSFDGRRVLIPSGSTLIGEYRSGLARGQTRVFVVWTRLLRPDGVSVQLGSPGTDDLGRAGNSGFLDNHYVERFGAAVALSVIGGVSQFVATLGQNVNSYQQQSQYALDPFTGQLTAITTLPNQNLINARQIGAQQVSQSLTRLSQEALRDSINIPPTVYVDQGARIVVFIKKDLDFSLFYPDPVKEELRELRREAKARR
- the virB9 gene encoding P-type conjugative transfer protein VirB9; this encodes MTWHLGFPLLLGLLATGAPSLAQAEESPWAGRYDARVREVSFRPDEVVAINGSYGVSTMIVLGEDEKIETLALGDSVAWKVEPNKRGNIIFVKPVEKNAFSNLNVVTSKRIYSFLLRADFRQGRAQVFKVRFRFPEDEADARLIALAKERASYPNTKNFNVANANSDYAYKGSSLSKPTAVFDDGVKTWFRFAADQETPAIFVVDHDRKESVVNFHKEGPYVIVDKVNFQWTLRNGAEATCVFNRRLNNLHEPDGLEPYAPERVGSNGFQFW
- a CDS encoding virB8 family protein, whose amino-acid sequence is MMWELPFRRLPRRVLREEFAPIAPGPGAPATGEGARYYQEGGTWEEDRTLWKNASLSIAWIIAAVMTVIALGAIVSLASLAPLKTFEPYMIVVDKSSGFVEVKRPMAQGALSQDEAVTMFNVVRYVKARETYDPKALKDNFDLAQLLSTGDAARDLTEIFSPANPKNPVKTFGATTEVAVSVKSVTFPNQRTALVRFGTDEKSASNTVHRDWVALVRFRYSGAPMSNQMRFDNPLGFQTTEYRRDQETVPTATGAEK
- a CDS encoding type IV secretion system protein: MTVLQNCPTQNYGSGIIPQILSGVDQTGCTYVQGAFQELARDVTAGGAGASIASLLLIAYVIFWGFGVWAGTATGTATDAAFRLFRAFVIYALATSWSDFTSFAYTLFNDGPAAIGNRLLSVGNNNAYTSPNAVVSALEAIWNQVAQGFQLHFAFSLQSFASALVGLACVIIIALFLAVATFTIILSKVFLWLILGIAPLMILLLLFDASSRFFSGWLSAAVLYAMLQVLVYAFLAFYLTVTQPIFAGLGAAINSGQVDWGALAPFFLVGLTGLFLLSQLPGMAAAIAGGIPLYATTIGGLWRSVTANGAMVASNAYRARVPFGYGARFGVDRSLQDRVTRARYERIYGQRAADVLAKKMDQI
- a CDS encoding conjugal transfer protein, which gives rise to MKRAILAFCLANLFLVRGAHAQVPVIDAANLSQSQQTATNTKQILSTDQDILSNVQKTLQAVTGDRSSLAQGPLAQMALGSGFSMGSAPSLGSVISGGPLSFAGLGGDSQQIISSLINGLNLVKTLSGLQGALPSDKAYLNSSNTAQLILGLINSTQGTVKSASNAYTTGGQQIGNSPDVKGSIDQNSQIQAQNGQSIVQLNGAVNTAAAAANQANLDRIAGLSAAARAMQFRPYGQ
- a CDS encoding VirB4 family type IV secretion system protein codes for the protein MLRTLQDQMSFGAVSRRERPVSSHLPYLRHVDDFIVKSKSGLLMNFIKLEGFSFQTADWSSINVRMLGRNDLVRTLGNSRFALYSHIIRRDIEPTIPSSFDNAFCRELDERYHTALSKRRMFVNDLYLTIIRRPLQGHAGTFEALMQTVLGKKTGDGDSFDRQEAQAELRDVTTAVLSAMSAYRPRLLKVVERAGVWFSEPLEFLVQLGNGAIPRPMHLPRMSLDQALATKRVFFGKNALEIRGGSASETRFGAALSVREYPAQTGPGFLDNLLTIPHEFIVAQSFAIIDRPVAQSHIDRVARQVDMSDEAGSIVAEHLNDARDELLASEALYGEHHMTVLALGKSMQEVDAAVTAAGAALTDRSVIWVREDLNMEPAFWAQWPGNFPYIARNSIISSKNLAGFVSLHNFPSGSPAGNHWGSAISVFQTASQTAYFYNFHVSDLGNFTVVGPSGSGKTVWLSFIAAQAQRLAPRPRLVFVDKDRGAEIFIRALGGQYEALEPGTATGFNPLMLPDGGETREFLYRLFSFLLRPKGGLDTDLSATEEQVIRNAIKTVVSGPREGRNLPAFQSLLRGRIQASEGDLASRLEPWIRKDQNGWLFNNPEDRFSLHAIFGFDMTRVLDNPTIRTAALLYIFHRIEELIDGTPIMIFLDEGWRLLDDEVFSYFIKDKLKTLRKQNGIIGFGTQSAADIVRSKAANTLIEQTATNVFFANAKADDESYRRAFQLSDREMRWIRETVPEARSFLIKHGQDSVIAKLDLGGMPEVIKVLSGRTETVAELYSLMEQVGSAPEAWLPTFMGRTA